ATTTATTGACTCTCCTAGCCTAATAGATGCTAACATGATGGCACGCAATCGTAGGCTGGTGCTCATGTGGTCACATCTTTACCTAGACAACATGAACATCGAGATACACTGACAGGTTCATTGGAAAGTTGCGTTCTTTTGGTGCAGCAGGTGTCTGCATCATTCTTCAACAACCAACGTCCACTGAGGCTTCTGACAAAAGTGTAAACAATGAGAAATGACCACTACTTGCCACGACAACATTAACATGGCTCGTCACTTTAAACAACAGCCACTGTGACAAGGAAGCAGAAAAacctctcatatatatatatatatatatatatatatatatatatatatatatatgtatatatatatatatatatatatatagacaccaTTCCATATGTTGAGTCATCAAGCCATTTCTCCAGTTCAAGTTTTTCCGCCAGAGACAAACAAGAATGTTGTTTGAACATCTGTAGCTAGCATCACGTAACTGGTTGTCGACGTTGAGATAAGTCACTGtaccaaaacaaaagtgagatgATGTGCACGAGCAAGACGACCAAATCAACAATGACACTAAGTGCCACAGATGTGGACAATCGTGCTTGAAGTGCTAGTACTCTCCATTAATTACCTGCTGTTACACAAATAGAGTACAAAAACATGGGTGATATTTCTGAATTGATCATCAATCTAAGCAGCCTCCATTTTCTGCAGTAGTGAACATTCAGGAGTGCTACTTTCTTTATCAAAGGTCCAGTTCGTGTCCTCTAAACCTTTAAAGACTAGGGCGACACCACCGCCGTGATAACTTTGCACACAATGGCAAGTGTGCCATGTCATATGACAAGGGTCATGAAACAAAGagactgtatttttttaaatcaccacTTATAAACTGGGAAGGTCGGAGGAGGATATTGCCATAAAAAGTCACAGTATCACTGTACGCTGGCAAAACTCACCTAACATACCGATACACGCCAGCACACTTAAAGCACTGGTGAAATACAATATCAAAGTAAGATCTCTGCACTTCATCGTAAGTTCACACTGTACGTCACTTCCATGAACACAAACCTGACCTACCACAGTAGGAGAAGGATCCAAAGTCAGCATTCTAGATGTCAAAAGCAGAGAGGAGATAGTGCAAAGTAATCCAAACTGCAAGGAAGCATAACATCCCGTCCAACATGAAGGTTTTGGGACAGAACCGTTGTTCAATGGCAGGGAAGCAATTGAACTATGAGATGATAAGGAACTATATTGGAGGCTGATAAAGCCAGTTTATGTTTGTCTTTGAGAAGAGCCTTCATTTACATTCACGACTAAATTAAGAAACCTGTGGCAGAGACCAGCAGCATTGGACCAAACCAAGGAGCGGTGGACGGGTGTGACTACCTCTGGTTTGCCAACTGGAGACACAGCAGTTGAGCCCAAGATGACCTGTCTGCTGACAGTGGAAGAGTCACTCAAAAATAAACTCCTTAAGACTCCAGTTCAGCTCGTCTCACCACATCCTATGGCTGACAAACCTTTTGGAATGAccaaaacacactgaaacagCATGGAGGAGTTTGGTTAGCTTGCAAACTGGGATAaatgaaaaaatccagaggcctGAGGacgcaacaaaaaaaagtttggcaACATAAAATTCAGGAGTGAGAAATCTAAAGGTGACATGGAGCCGACGCATGAACCTTCTTCACCCAACCCTACCGTACATCATCTACAAATTGCTGTGGTCCTCCTGGACCAGTTTCATCTTGACAATGGTCTGGATGAGAACGTGAAGAACAAGGTGGCTGTTCCCGCCACTTTATACAACGCCAACTCCATTAGTTTGGCTGGGACCATGTGTGACAGGTGTTGGACAGTAGCAAGTAGTCCTACCTGAAGTACCATAGAGTTTATAGTCTTGTGACATCAAGGGGTCAGGCATTATGGAGGACACGAGTCGAAGGCCACCCGAGTAAAAACAAGAGATTTAAAATCTGGATCCCTGTTGGAGCTGTACTTCTCTTTTTCATGTTAGCATTGACTCTGCATAGAAGAATCAACTCACTAGGAAAACAATACAGCTCCCAGCTGTTTCCAGAAGCCAAGCCACACGTCGAGTCCATGTACTCTCATAGGTCTTATTGACATCATACCCACTCCTGGACTGGGTACCTGTAGTAGTGGGGAGTTACGGTGTTCTGTTGTGCCCCTTTATTCTTGAACTGGAAGATGGTGTAAACCAGCACCAGGATGCACAGTGACAGGATGCAGGGGATTACCACGGCAATGGCGTTCACCGTCACAGGAACATCGTTGATGGTCACCATGATGTCCACGTCATCCAGGGGCAGCTGGCGGTCACCACGATTGTTACCCGAGTTCTCCATGTCAGACTGGTCACACCCCATCCAGTCGTGTAGGATGGACTTCGGGTAGCCAGGCTCCACAGTCAGTTTCTGGTTGTCGAACTTCCAGTACTCATTCCCCTTGTAGAAGTAGGTATAGTCTGGAGGATACATATAGAGCACGACCAAGGGAGGACAGGGATAACATTCTTTAACACACTTCTACTCTGTACTGAGCAGTGTGAGCGTGTTTGTGTGGATCACACTCACATCCTTCTCGGTTGATGAAAGCGCCTTGTGGAGATTCGGGGACCCCCCTCCACACAGTGAGAGGTTTTGGGTACCCGGAGTCGATTACGTTTCGGTCCTCATTGAAGCGCCAGTACTGGTCTCCCTTGAAGAAGTAAGTCTTCCCGACTGGCTCCCAGCGCAGCGCAGCGTCTATCCCATCCTTGGGGAGAACACCACCAAGCTCTTGCAGAGCGCGAGGGAACCCAGACTCAGCCGTCACCTCTTTAAACACCCAATATCGGTCACCTGGACCCGAGCAGACAGTGGATCACTTTCTGGCCAGGAGCACCATCACATTTTTCAGTGTTTACAAAGGACATGCTTCTATGACACAATCCTCCTGCCCTTCCATGTGGTTCTTTAGTCACCAAAATCAGTACTGTACCTTTGAAAAAGACGAACTTGCCATCAGACCTCTCGTAGGCCGCGTCGATGCGGGATGGGAGTCCCTTCCAGAAGTGGTCAATTTGCATGGGGTAGCCCTCCTGGACCTTGTTGTTCCGCAGCCGCCAGAACCAGCGATCCTAAAGGACAACAGGTATGCATGAGGTAGCTGGCCAAAGATATACTTCTCAATAACTACTGTGATTCACACTGGTGGCTTTATATTGGAAATGTAAAATCTACTTCACGTGAGCAGAGGAATGAAAGCTGGATTGGAGGTGGGCCAGTGTTTCAACAACTGCTACAGTATCTGTGTAATGATGTTTCATGCTATTGGCCAGCAATACCAAGCTAATGACAAAGCTACAgttgaagacacacacacacaggtttgttgcaccatctatgtggggtccgctcattgccataatgcttgcCCCAACCTctcaacctaaacctaaccatccaaaacaaatgactaaccttaaccaggaaccAAACTAACCTGAACCAAACTCTGAACCCAACTATAAataccttgttgttttgaagtttaaGTCCTCAgatgaggcttaaccttgtgggggcCAGCAAAAAAATGTCCTCCTGTGTTTCCAAcgactggtccccacaagtgaaaaccaggtacacacacatagacacttGACTGTTCTAGAGGTCTCTACCTTGAAGACAAACATTTCACGTCTGAAAAAGGCCACGGTGTTGAAGTTTCCATCACAGATGTTTGGTTTCCCATTTCCTGGGAGCGCCGGTCGCTCTCCATGAGGCCGGTGGGGTCGGGAATGTTTCCGGCCCGAGGTGGTTGGATTCCGGCGGGAGGGTAAGGTTGGTAGCGGTCTGGTGGGCTCCAAAATTGCTGTAGGCACACCTAGTGACAAGCAGGCAGGTAAAGCATCTTCAGCAGACATGAAAGGAACCAATACCACTGCCAGGCCTCCACATAGTTACCATAGATCTTCTGGATACCCTGCAGGTCATCCAAAGGAAGCTTGAAGTTGTGGGTGTCCATGTACTGGTAGAACGGTGCCATGATGGCGCTCGGGTCATTGGAGTGCTCCAGACCCAATGCGTGGCCTAACTCATGGACCGCCACTAAGAACAAGTCATTACCTTCAAAGGAGACACGAAAGAGGTTATAAGAAAGGGGACCAGCAATGGAGTTTAGGAAGAGCCACAATAGGGTGGGACAAACAAAGGGCCAGAAACAACTGACAGAAACTCTGCAAGTGGACTGCCACCATGACATCTGCAGACCGTCACATGACCCCAATTTGCTCACCGTCGTGGTTTGTGTTCCCCAGTGTCCACGGCTCGTCGGAGTCGAAGTGAGTGTCTCCTCCGATGCCGATGCCGGGGAAGTAGGCGTGAGCCAAGAAGCCACCCTCACCATCGAAGGGAGAGCTGTCACCGTGGAAACCGGAGGCGAAAAATATCATGATGTCAGCTTCTCTGCCCTCGCTCTTGATCTCTGAGTACGGAACCTCCTGAAGAATTCAGAGAAGAATTACCATTTCTGACACCAAGAGAGGATAATCACTCAGTGTAAATGTCTTTTTCATCACCCTCAAAACAAGCCACAGCAGAAACATCGGATCAAGCACCATAACTGACAAAAACTACAatgcagtggtccccaacctttttatcaccgtTGACTCACAAGTGAatccggtcatttttcaaaataaaaggtttttcaaaaataaaggtTCATTCAAAGTttggttggggaccactgctttCATGAACCATCAAATTTACATTGGTGTGAACTTTGATAGTGATGCAGTAGGTGGTGCTGAGATATTGCTCATGTTGGTCTTCACAACTCCATTGACAGGTTTAGACACCTGACCTGGAAAGAGAGGGGCGTCACCGCCTCCCATACGTTGAAAGCACGGCGGATGGCTCGCTGTGTGTCCTTTTCGCCAACTTTAGGAGTGAAGTTAgaaatgctgcagaaacaaagcaaaatgtaaaaatgttttcattcgtGAATAGGTCAGAGGAGATTACAGGAAATATATATACAGGCGGACTGAGAAAGTATGACTCCCTGCCAGTACAACAGCAGTGCCAGGCGGCCAGCAGCAGTGTATCCGGAGTAAACCTGTCTAAGGGAGTAACTTGAGCAGCCGCCAGAGAACTGTGAGGAACAGCTCTTGAGTTACTCCCACGGGTCTGTCCCAGCCCACACCTCACCTGTAAGTGATCTCCTTTTCTTTCCACTTCTGGCCAGTCAGAGCGTAGCGCTTGTTCCTCTGCCGGCTGTGAGGAGGATCAGGGACGCCACATCGAGGACGCTGCATCCACCTGCAGGCAGCAGTCAGGTCAGATGACCGAGTCACATAAAGATGACACAGAGGCAGGCCACACTCACTTCATGGTGGTCTGGTCCAGGTCCCCGGTCACGGGGATGCCGTAGAAGCGCTGCATGGCGGCGACGGCCGCCTGCATCTGTCTCTCCTGCCGCAGGTCCGACGTGCGGACGCCGAGAGGAAGCAGGTAGCCATAATTCTTCAACCACGTCTGATGGAACATAAATGATATGTgacactgatgatgtcattacATTGGGATGTCGTGACTATAGCGCCCCCTGTGGTTAATTTGACAGCAAACCATTTTAGAAAGTAAAACATGCTCCAGAAATCTGACCAAGACAGAAGCCACAAACAGtacactctgtgtgtgtgggtgtgtgataGCATCAGCCCTCAGGCTTCTTCTGGTTGCTGACAGATATGTCGACACTCAGAGACTCTGGAGTCTGGATGTTgcagtgtgcttgtgtgtgaccGTGTATGTGTGTTGGCGAGCGTGAGTGTAACTTTGCACTCAAGTGAGTGTGcatttgtgtgggtgtgtgcatgtgagtgtgcgtgtgagtgtctTCAAATAGCAACTACTCCATTATTGATGAGCGTGACAGCACAAGAGTCATTGCTTTCCCAATGTGGAGACTTTACAGCTATAGAATCATCACCtccgtcatcatcatcctcatcaccaactgcGTCCACCGTAGACATGTGGATGATGTATAGGAACGTTAGGTTGTTAATGAATAGTGAATAATCCCCCCCTCGTCCCCCTGGTGTGGCGTTTGTGTGTCATATATCCTTCTAGTACTGTTGCGTGGACTTGACTAGAGAGACACCTGCCAGTACAGAATACCATGCACACGTATTtatggattagattagactagatgATATAGTCTGCCAAATACATATGATTCTGATCATGGcagtcatcttcatcaccaatTTGGCGGGAGTTTGAGATCAGGGTTGCGCCTAAGTGTGGCTCATCCTCCTGACACAGGTGCCATCTTCAACTGACGGTTGTGTTTGGATACAAGTGACGTCACCACGCCTGAGTTTGATCATCGATAGGTGCTTGTACTCTGACGTCACACTCAGGGTAAACAAGTCCTTGACCTCAGGTGAAGAAGATCGACGATTGTAAACAACAGCGTCACCCACCTCCACGATGAAGGTTCGCTCTTCTCCATTCACGGTGACGACCCagaacaagaagcagcagcagagtcccTGGAGCGCCGGGACCCCCGCTCTTCTTCGCCCCctctctcctccgcctcccGCCGCCATGGCCGTCCCCCCCCCGCCGGCACCTCCTGCCGGGGGCCGCAGCAGTCCGGAGTCCCGCTCCACCGGTTTACTGGAAGGAGGCGTCCGTCTCCATCGTCCGGTCCGCTCGTCGTCTCCGTGTTTGTGTCTCCTAGAGGCAGAGCGCAGGCGCGCCAGAGAGCCGCAACAAAGGATGCCAGCATCAGCTGCAATGTCGGCTTTTATCCAGCGGCGGCGCTCCGGAGCCACCGACAAACACCTGCCTCCAAAACAACGATGGTCACG
Above is a window of Synchiropus splendidus isolate RoL2022-P1 chromosome 6, RoL_Sspl_1.0, whole genome shotgun sequence DNA encoding:
- the mmp24 gene encoding matrix metalloproteinase-24, whose amino-acid sequence is MAAGGGGERGRRRAGVPALQGLCCCFLFWVVTVNGEERTFIVETWLKNYGYLLPLGVRTSDLRQERQMQAAVAAMQRFYGIPVTGDLDQTTMKWMQRPRCGVPDPPHSRQRNKRYALTGQKWKEKEITYSISNFTPKVGEKDTQRAIRRAFNVWEAVTPLSFQEVPYSEIKSEGREADIMIFFASGFHGDSSPFDGEGGFLAHAYFPGIGIGGDTHFDSDEPWTLGNTNHDGNDLFLVAVHELGHALGLEHSNDPSAIMAPFYQYMDTHNFKLPLDDLQGIQKIYGVPTAILEPTRPLPTLPSRRNPTTSGRKHSRPHRPHGERPALPGNGKPNICDGNFNTVAFFRREMFVFKDRWFWRLRNNKVQEGYPMQIDHFWKGLPSRIDAAYERSDGKFVFFKGDRYWVFKEVTAESGFPRALQELGGVLPKDGIDAALRWEPVGKTYFFKGDQYWRFNEDRNVIDSGYPKPLTVWRGVPESPQGAFINREGYYTYFYKGNEYWKFDNQKLTVEPGYPKSILHDWMGCDQSDMENSGNNRGDRQLPLDDVDIMVTINDVPVTVNAIAVVIPCILSLCILVLVYTIFQFKNKGAQQNTVTPHYYRYPVQEWV